Proteins found in one Amycolatopsis aidingensis genomic segment:
- a CDS encoding GrpB family protein, with protein MAGEVPAWAYARPVLRPHDEQWAVQADRECAELTEILGPWLVDGVEHIGSTAVPGLAAKPVLDLMASVADPDEVVTALAGRLATEDWHYVPPETDRRPWRRFFVKPTESGADRFAHLHLIPAGHPRWREQLAFRDALRTDAQLAREYARLKHRLADEHGNDREGYTAAKGDFVAKVLGHGT; from the coding sequence ATGGCTGGTGAGGTTCCCGCGTGGGCGTACGCACGACCGGTGCTGCGGCCGCACGACGAACAGTGGGCGGTGCAGGCCGACCGGGAATGCGCGGAGCTCACCGAGATACTGGGACCGTGGCTGGTGGACGGGGTGGAGCACATCGGCTCCACGGCGGTGCCGGGACTGGCCGCCAAGCCGGTGCTCGACCTGATGGCCTCGGTCGCCGACCCGGACGAGGTGGTGACGGCGCTGGCCGGGCGGCTGGCCACTGAGGACTGGCACTACGTGCCGCCGGAGACCGACCGCAGGCCGTGGCGTCGGTTCTTCGTCAAGCCCACCGAGTCCGGTGCGGACCGGTTCGCCCACCTGCATCTGATCCCGGCGGGTCACCCGCGCTGGCGTGAGCAGCTCGCGTTCCGCGACGCGCTCCGCACCGACGCCCAGCTGGCGCGGGAGTACGCGCGGCTGAAGCACCGGCTGGCCGACGAGCACGGCAACGATCGCGAGGGTTACACCGCGGCCAAGGGCGATTTCGTGGCCAAGGTCCTCGGCCACGGCACCTGA
- a CDS encoding dihydrofolate reductase family protein, with the protein MRKLIYGMNLSLDGYIAASGGDLGWSGPSDELFQWWLEQEQAIDLFLYGRRLWETMSSFWPTGDQQPGATPAEIEFARNWRDTPKVVFSTTIDKVDWNTRVVTGDAIAEITRLKAEDGGPMRVGGATLAGAAMRAGLVDEYEIVTHPVLVGGGTPFFTTLDSWVHLNLVETRAFPGGVVLTRYARH; encoded by the coding sequence ATGCGGAAACTGATCTACGGTATGAACCTGAGCCTGGACGGCTACATCGCCGCGTCCGGCGGCGACCTTGGCTGGAGCGGGCCGAGTGACGAGCTGTTCCAGTGGTGGCTCGAGCAGGAGCAGGCGATCGACCTGTTCCTGTACGGGCGCAGGCTGTGGGAGACGATGAGCTCCTTCTGGCCGACCGGTGACCAGCAGCCGGGTGCCACTCCGGCGGAGATCGAGTTCGCGCGGAACTGGCGGGACACGCCGAAGGTGGTGTTCTCCACGACGATCGACAAGGTCGACTGGAACACCCGCGTGGTGACTGGCGACGCGATCGCCGAGATCACCCGGCTCAAGGCCGAGGACGGCGGGCCGATGAGGGTCGGCGGTGCAACGCTGGCCGGGGCGGCCATGCGGGCCGGCCTGGTCGATGAGTACGAGATCGTCACCCATCCGGTGCTGGTGGGCGGCGGCACGCCGTTCTTCACCACGCTGGACAGCTGGGTGCACCTGAACCTGGTGGAGACGCGGGCGTTTCCCGGTGGGGTGGTCCTGACCAGGTACGCGAGGCATTGA